The stretch of DNA ATTTGCAAGCGCAATGTTGACATCTCTAAATGTATTCTCCATGCATTTTGATAGCTCAGCGGTTTTTGCTTCTGTAAGCATTAACTCCCCTTCTACAAATTGCCCATAAACTTCACTAGCTTTAACAGAGCATTCTGGAGTTATACCTCCAATAATTCTATCATTGTGAACAAGTTCTTCCAATATTCTTCCTGGAAGAACCCTTTCAGGACAATGCGCAAGATATAAATCTTTACCAATTGTAAAACCCGCCTTTTCAAAAATAGGTTTAATAATTTCATCAGTCGACATTGGAGCTATTGTAGACTCAATAATAACAACATTCCCCTTTTCTAAATAAGGAATAATAGTTTCACAAGCAGTTATAACATAACTTAAATCACAAAAATAATTTTCAGCAATATATGGTGTTGGCACTGTGATTATAAATGCATCAGCTTTTTCTGGAATTAAACTAGCTTTATATCTTTTTTTTTCAATGGCATTTTTAATAATATCAGATATCCCCGGTTCTTCAATATGGATTATACCACTATTTAAATTATTAATTATTTCTTCAGAAATATCTACACCAACTACCTGACAATGACTAGTACTAAAAAGTGCTGCTGTTGGAAGCCCAATATAACCTTGACCCATAATACAAACTTTCATATAATTAACTCCATCATAAGTATTTATCATCTCTTATTCAAAATATGCTAATTTATTTTTTAATTGATTAATATCCTTTTTTAACTTGGAAATTTCTGACTTCAACCTACCATTTTCATTGAGTAAATGATTATACCGTACTAACAAATGATATTCTGAATTTGTTTCTGAATCCAAAATATCTCTGAAAAAAAGTAAATTTTCATTGTCTAAATTAGAAATATATTTCACATAATCAGATTTATTTTGTTTAATAGATTTAAAAAAATCATTAATTAATAAAAAAAACTCCTCTTGATTTTCATTATTCTTAGAATATATAATATGAATATGATTAATAATAAAATTTAACAATTTTTTTTCAAATAAATTATAATCCTCTAAACTTTTAAAATAATCATGTAACTCTTTTAAATTAGCAATAATTTCTCGAAAATTATCTAACTTAACTTGATTAGGCAATTCTCGTTTAATATAAATGTGTTTGTTAAAAATTTTCAATTTATTAGCATTTAAAACAGCTTTATAAAAGAAAGTTAATTCCGAAAAATTGTCACTTTGAAATACTAAATTATGACTTAATAAAAAGTGTCTATTAAAAATCTTATTATACAATACAAAAGGCAATGAAAATATTTTATCGCCCAAATCAGAATAATCAAAAATATTATTTCCTACAAAATATTGAACTGTATCAATATATGAATCATCTGAATTTTTATAAATCTTTTCAGTTGATTCATTGAATAAGCTAGACTTAAAAAATAATATATCGCAAGGGTTTATGATTAATTCTTCTTGCAATCTTTCACATGAGTTAATATAAATCCAATCTTCAGGATTTAAAAATAAAATATAATCCCCTTTAGATTCTAGCATTCCTTTGTTTCTCGCAATATTAATATTATCACATTCAAATAATTTTATTCTAGAATCTTTTTCAGAATATTCATATATTAACTGTTTAGATCCATCAACAGAACCATAATCCATACATAATACTTCTATATCATTCAAAGATTGATTGATTAATGTATCCAAGCATTGAGAAACATATTTTTCTGAATTAAGAATCGGAATAATTAAAGAAATGCAAATATTTGAATCTTCTAATGAATTTACCATAAGAAACACCTAAATATAATAAACTTCGAAATTATTTAAATTATCACCATTATTTGAATTAAAAATCTTTTTTAGATTGACATTGCTAAAAATGACATTGTGAATATCATTTAAATTACTAAATGTGTATTTATTCAAATATTCATCAGTAGAACTGATGCCAAAAGTCTTAGGCAAATATTTAAAATGTAATAATGCTTTTTTTACAAAATCTTGTTCAATATCAGAATTAACAAAACAGACATATTCATCATCATTCAAATTATCGATAAAATCTTGTAACTCTTCTTCAATAATTACATCGTGTTTTACATCAATTTTATCCAATTTACCTGAGAAATTATGAGAAATAATAATCTTTAAATATTTATGAGGATATGTTATTGAATTAAAATGACTAATTATCTCATCTATATTTTGATAATCATTTATTGAATAAATTAAAATAATTCTATCTGATTTATAATTATAATTAATACCAACTGTATTTAATATTTGTTTAAATCTATTAGAATATGTATGATTTTCTAAAACATTATATAAATTTTTTTCACGAATTTCTTCAAAATCAAATTTATCTAAATTTACATCCCTATCCAAAAAGATAACACTGTCGCCAAACAATAAATCTACTGCTTTTGAAAAATTTGAAAAAACTAATGTATTTGAAGACATTAATTCAAAAACTCTCCTAGCAAACATAGTAGGAGAATTAGTAACCGTATTAATATTCAAACCTAAACTACTCTCTTTATAAACATTTGGCATTTGATTAAAATGAACGCCGGGATTTAAAAATTGTTGATATTTAATAGGATATGCATAATCCGCATAATGTAAATCATACATCCTATCATAAATCTTTAAATTATAACCTTCATCCAATAACCTATCAAAAATTTGTTCCATTACATTACATCTATCTTCAAATTTTTTATACCAACTTCCTGCAAAAATTACATCATTTGATCTTTCAACAATAGATATTGGATTGAATAACTTTGGTTGTGTTGCAAACATCAAACAATTCACATTTTCATGACCTCTAACTAAATATCTAGAAATACAATCCTCATCGGTAGTAAAAATATAATCAAAATGCAAAGCAGTATCTACAAAATTATAAGCTTCATCATAAAATGAAGAAGGGTCTTCTTTATTCCAAAATACAGTAGGAATATTATTATTTTTACAATACTCAAGAATCGAAAACAAAATGGACCTATTTTCAATATCATTATTTAAATTTACATGTATTTTACCTGCCCATTCACCTTTAGGAAATTCAGTAGTTTTTAAACCATGAAAGACTGATTCACATAAAAAAAAGTCTGGTTTTTCTCGCTCAAAAATTTCTAACCAATTAAAAGGACTCAAATAAAATAAGTTACACTCATATTTATAAGAATCATATGTAAATTGATCCATAATTGCTGCAACTTTAATATCGTCATGAACCGGACTAGATTTAAACTTAATATCATTAACTGCTCTAACGCCGATATTCTTTTTAAATTTATAATCATTATATTCCAAAAGAAGTTTTTCCTTAACCTCCGGAAATCTGTTTAAAACATTATTCATATGAACATCATTTAGACCTGCCGCATTTACTTTCCATAAAGTATTTTTAGAATCATCAAGTAATCCAATTTCAAGTTCTGGAGCAATATAATATGCATCAAAATTATTATCAGGGACTAATTTAATTTTTGTACCTTTTTTAACAGCCATTGCCCAAAACCATATATCATCACCAGTTGGAGTTAATTCCATAGCCAAATCCATGTTAAAAATTTCATCATCTAAAGAATGTGGAGGGAATAATGTCCCTGCACCATTTGTAGAAAAATTTAAAAAAGAAGGTTTTTGCTCTGTTTTACTTAATTCCCACTGTTGGTACATTTTTAAGGAGTAATCATCATTAAAAGAAATTCTCCTAGAACGATATGCACTAATATAATTAGGATATTTCAAGTAAGAATTATATAATTTTTCCAATACATCACTTTCATAATAAAGGTCATCATCAAATGTGACAATTATATCTTCAGGAAATTCTCTTAAAGAGGGGATTAATTTCTTAAATGACTTGATATCTTCACACCATTTAATCTCAAGACCATAATCAACAAAATTTAAAACATCTTTAGGAATATCTGCTTTACCATTAATAAATTGCGACCTTGATAACCATAAGACAATTTTATCAGGTTTTAAAGATTGGTTAAAAAGAGAAAAAATTGCATATTTTATAAGATTCATTCTACCTGGAAATGAAGTTAAAGAAACAATTAACCTAGGCGCCCTATTTTCTTCATTTAAACTTAAACTACTCAAATCATTTAGTTGTTTATCAACTTCAAATTTATTTATAACTAATGGAGGTTGCCAAACATCATCCCTTATTTTAACTTTTCCTTCATAAAGACCAAACATGACAAAATGAACAAGAGGATTCAAACCAGAACATTTAGCAGAATCATAATAATTCAGATAATAATTTGAATTAAAAAGTTTGCACGGATTTTTACCCTCTTCATAACCAACATAAATATAATGTAATAAAGGGTCCATATTGCCAGAATATCCCTCATGAGACACATAATATTCCTCATCAAATAGGTTCATTTCTTTAATTCTATGATATGCCTCTACATTTATATCATGTTTATTTAAGAAGTTAGATTGTATTTTATCTTGATTTTGATATTCAGACAATTGCTTTTCATAATCCGCAATAAGTTCATCTTTTTGAATAATTTTATCAAGTAATAATAATTCATTGTCAGTTAAATTCACGTCGACAGATTCTTGAAAATTTTGAAACTCAAAATAGTTTTCTGCATTAATAATATGAAAATATATTGATTGAAAATCAAAAGATAGTTCATTTAACACATCCTCCTCAATATCAAAAGAAGTGTAAAATTGTTTAATCTTATTGAAAAGAATTTGTTTATAATTATAACCAATATTATTTAGAGCGTTCCTAGATTCATTGAAAACAAATGCAAAAAAATTTACTTTCAAATCATCGAAAAAATTATGTTCAACTAAAAAATCATATACTCCTATAAAAACATCAACAATGAACAAAGATTTGTCTGTTGTTATTTTAAAGTTCTGTTCGGAATTAATATTTAATTTTCTATAATGATAAAATAATTTTGGGAAATAAGAAATTTTTTTTGCTAATACCATCGATTCTACATGAAATTGCACATCTTCGTAAATAGGTAAATCTGGAAATCTGATGTTTTTAGCCAAATCTTTTTTATACATTTTTGACCAAATAACTTGAAAATAATTTAAAACTAAATGCTTACTAAATTTAAAATCAAATGTAAATTCTTTATAATTTTCATTGAAAGAATTAAATGGAAAATAAACTCGATTTTTATGCTCTTTATTTAAATTATATTCAGTTGCATCAAATAATACTAAATCAGAATCTAAATGTTTCGCATGATGATATAATTCTTCACACATAGTGGATTCTATCCAATCGTCACTATCAACAAAAAGGATGTATTCACCGGTTGCTTTTTCAAGACCCCGATTTCTTGCAGATGCTGCACCACTATTCTTTTGAGAAAAAATCTTAATGCGAGAATCATTATTTTTAAATTTATTTAAAATATCTAAAGAACCATCAGAAGATCCGTCATTTATACAAATTATTTCAATATCTTCCATAGATTGATTGATTATAGAATCTAAGCAACTTTCAAGAAACTCTTCAGAATTATATACTGGTATGATAATCGAAACTTTTGGTTCAACCATTAATAAACAACCTTTATTTTAATAAAATAATCATATGAAAATCATGACACAAACATTCAACAAATAATATATATAATTAAGATTAAAGAACTATTTAAGTTTATCTAAAATATTGATATTTAAAAAAAAAGCAAGAAAAATAATAATCCTGCTCAATATAACCATTATTAAACTTAAAAATATTATATAAAGTAATAAATCTTTTAATAACATTTAAATTTATAAATATTAATTTATAAAAAAAATTTTTAAAAAATTTATATAGAAAAAATATTAAATATAACTATGTTCTAACTCATAAAATTCGGTGTTAAAATGACTGTAGAAATTTCAACAATGGGATCATGTGCATCAAGAAATATTTTTAATAGTGTTATAAATGAAGAATATAAAAATTTTTTTCATATTAATGAATCTATAGAAACTGTCACTTTTATTAGTTTAATGTCTGAACCATTAAAATTTGATCAAAGATTATTAGATTCATCAGATAGTTATGATAATGAATGTGTTTTACAAGATTTATCAAAAAAATATTTAGATTTTCTAAAAAAAGATAAAATTGACTATTTAATAATTGACACATATTTTGATGCTGTTTATGAAATAATTATCAACGACGAAAATAGTTATATTGCAGATTCCGAGAGAATAAAAAGAACTTCATTACATCCATTATTTGCTGATAAAAAGAGAATATCTATTACTAAAGATTTTGATGAATATTATGAGTTATGGACAAATTCTGTTAGATTATTCTTTGAATTTATAGCTAAAAATTGCCCCAATACAAAAATTATCTTAAATTGTTCACGCTCTGTTTATAGATATTATGAAAATGAAAAAATAATTGAAGACGAACATTTGAAAAAAATATCATATCATAATAAATATAGAAAAATCTTAGATAAATTTATATTAGAAAATTTTGATGTTGAAGTATTGGATTTTGATAAAAATATATTAGCATGCAAAGAGCATGTTTTTGGGCTTCATCCTACACATTATGAGCCAAAATATTATGAAGAAAAAACTCGCCAATTAAATGAAATTATTGCGAGAAATAACCTTTTTGATTATTCCTACAAATATAATATGGAACTTAGAAAACTTAAAAAGAAAAACATAATACTTTCATTTGATAATGATGACGATGATCAAAATCTCCCAATTCCAGATTTATTTAAGAAATATTTGACTGCACGAATTGATTTAAAAAATGAAAAATTACATAATGCTATTGAACTAATCGAAAATAGTGATGAAAAATCAATAGTAAATTATCCCAAATGGTTCGAAGATGAACGAGGTTCTGGAATAATAATTCACACCCAAAAAAGAGAGGTTAGTTTAAAGATTAAATGCATCCATGATGGAGAATTAACACTAAGATTTAGAGGAAAGGATGTAAAAGATCAAAATGGTGTTAGAATACCTGTTTATATTAATTATAACAACATTGTTATAAATAATGAAAAGATTAATGGTGATGTTGAGCTTGTATGTCATGACAAACCATACATTTATAAACGAAAAGTAGAACATCATGAAATTTTAACCATTAAAATAGAATGGTCCCCATTTTAATTCGTTAGGGAATATATAAATATTAATAGGAGGAATTAATATAGTAACCAAAATAGCAGTATTAGGGAGTTGCGCTACTAGAGATGTTTTTAATTCAATGTTAAATCCTAATTACAAACAATTTTTTGAAATAACTACAGATATTGCAAGAACCACACTAATTAGTTTAATGTCAGATCCCGTGAATATACCTGATAAAGAAATGATAAAATTATATCGCAATGATGGTAGTTATGATGATTTTACAACAAGAAATTTAGAAAAAGATTTAAATAAGATGTTTCTTAATGAGTTAATAAATAGTAAATCAGATTATCTGATTATTGATAATTTATTTGAATCACGATTTGGAATATTATGCTCTGATGAAGGAATAATGACAAATAATGAATGGGATTTGCCGCGTACATCATTTTATAATACATTAACCAATAAAAAAACATTATCCATGAAAAATAATTCATCAAAATATTTCAAATTATTCAAAGAACATTGCACTTATTTTTTTGATTTTATAGATAAAAATTGTGCTGATTTAAATATCATTTTAAATAATGTTAGTGATAGTGAAAAAATATTAAAAAATGATGGAACAATCTACACTATTGATAGTGTAAAAAATTATTGCGACGAAACAAATCCAATAACTTATAAATTAAATAAATATATTGAAAATAACTTTGAGGTTAAAACTATAGAATTAAATATTGTAAATTATCCAAATGATGAAAATCATGCTTGGGGAATTGGAACTTCCCACTTTATACCACAATATTATATAGATTTCACAACTAAACTTAATAAAATAATTTATGAAAATAATCAGATTAATAATTTTAAAAATATTATGCAAAAACAAGAAAATAAACTTAATATTTTAAATGAAATGAAATAATTTAAAAAATGTCCGCAATAATTCTGCGAACAAAAAAATAAAAAAAATTATCAATAAAATAAACTGGTTTTATTTTATGAAAATTTTTGAGACTGAATTAGTTCAGTAACAATATCATCAAGATTACCATAATCCCATGAATAAATTGAATATGTTTTATTATTGCACACATACCAATAATGAACAGTATTCGGATGAGCATTATTTATTGCTTTATATACCATAATATTATTGTATGTAAAATTAGTCAATGATAATGTTTGATTTTCATCATTTATGGAATTATTATAATCTCCAATATGTTTATTTAAATCACTATCATGATATTCTAATAAAAATATTGAAATTTCACCATTAGTTATATTCACATCTCCATAACTATTAGATTCACCTTCATGGTAACCCTCAGGCAAAGTAAAATTAGAAGAACCTACAAGAACTGTTTCTTGAGTACTATTAGTACTATTATTTATCATGTTTAGTCCCATAAACCCAATAATAACTAATAATATTACTATTATTATAACAAATAAAATGGACTTATATTTCATAATTTTCACCTCTTAATATTTATGATAAGTTTTAGAAAATTTATCTAGTATAAAAATCATCAACCCTAATCGTATCATCCAAGTAAGGAGTGGAAACTTCATGCAATATAGTATTTTCAAGTGCAACAATTGTGTGTTTAACACCCGGTTCGATACGAATACTATCATTTTTAGAAAAATATTCTTTTTTATCCTCAAATTCTATATAACCTGCTCCAGAAAGGATATACATAGTTTCATCTTTTTTATTATGATAATGGAAAGAAGTCTGAAAACCAGCTTTAATATATAATTCCTTAGTTAAATATTTATCGGTATATATCAAAACTTTTTCATACCCCCACGGTTTATCAGTTTTATTTTCATATTCTTTTTTAACTGATTCTAATTCTTTTGATGTATCAACTGCTATCCAAAAAATATTATTTTCCTTATAATAACCTAAACTATTTTCTTTAGCTAAATTAGGAAAATAAAGTTTCTCTATATCGCCTGTTTTAAATTCCCCAAAATCTAATAAAGATTTAGTAAAATAAATTCCCCCATTAATATAATAATCTTCCAATATTGGTTTTTCTTTAAATGAAATTAAACGATCACCCTCAGTTTCAACAATACCATAAGGTGACTGCATTTGTGTAATAAACATTGTTACAGGTAAAGACGATTTCTCTCCATGTTTTATCATGGATTTTAAGTTAATATCTGAAACAATATCCCCATTTCTAATAATACATTGTTTTCCCTCATCAATACTTTCCATTCCTAAACGAATAGCATTAAGTGTCCCTAATGGCTCATCTTCAATAACATAATGTATTTTAATCCCAATATACTCTTTACCATATCTCTCTTCAATTTTTTCATGTAAAAATCCTGCAAGAAGATAAACTTCATTTATTCCAGCATTTTTAAAATCAAAAAGTTGTTTATCTAAAATAGTATAATCCTCTTTAATTTCAACAAGCGGTTTTGGAACTGTTTCTGTAACTGGTCTTAATCTTTTACCAAATCCTCCGCATAAAATCATACCGATAGTTTCCATAGTTACCATATCCTCCAAATTTTATTAATCATAAATTAAACGTTCGAAATGTTTTTCAAGAATTGAAAATTGCTTAATTAAAAATTTTGAACTATTATCTAAAAATGGTTCTTGATCTCTAAATTCTTTATAAGATTGTTCATCTAAAAGAAGATTTTTAAATAATTCAACAGTATCTGAATTATCCTCATTTAAGTTCCATCTGAGTATAGCTTTATCATTCAAAATATTAGGTTCTAAATAATTTCCCCCACCAGCATATAATGGAATACAATTACACATTATACTATGAAAAATTTTTTCAGTTACATATGCATCATCTTCAACATTTTCAGCACAAATATTAAATTTATATTGTTTTAAAAATGAAAGTTTATCATTATTAAATTTATTCCACAAATCAGAATTATTATGGCGCCATGGCCCAGCATAATCAATATCTGTAAATTTCTCAATATCGTTAGCTATAAATGTTCTAAGTTTCCATTCATCATGACTAGCAATAACAGTAACATTTTTAGATTTATCATAATCTAGAGAATTCCAATAATTAATGGAATTTTCAATTTGTTCTTCATCAACTGTAGGATCAAAAATAAAATACCAATATGGAAAACGAAAATAATTAGATTTATCAATCAAATCATAACCCATACCCAAATCAACATAATCTAATGCATAACGACCAAATTTATTAGCTTCTGGAAATCGTTTATTAATAGTTTCTGGAGAATAAAATATTTTTTTTCCAGACATGCTTTTCGTAATAGTATCATCAATAACACCAAAAACACTAAAAATATTTATATCATACTCTTCATTAGGGAAATTATGCTGCAAATATCTTGTAAACCAAAAATTATCTAAAAATCCTGGAGCACTTGGTCTAAAAAAATTTCTATATGTAATCTTTCCATCAGAAGTCTTTACTCCAATAGAACTCAAAATCAATTTATTATAATCTTCAACTATTCCTTTTCTAAGTTCTAATTCTCTATTTAAATTATTAATTTGAGTTTTTAACCTAGAGATACTTGTTTTAAAAATACTGGAATCATTAACTGGTTTCCACTCAATATGAATCGTGATAATATCAGAATCTTTAACCATTTTAGTAAATCTATAAAAATCTTCATACGATGCCAAAATAGGAGATTCAATAATATTTTCCCCATTAATTTGAAATACAGTGAAATCAATGAATATAGGAGCATTTACACCATTTTTATCCCTAATATCTTTTCCTAATAATAAAATATTAAGTTCACCATCATTAATACATTTAATTTTTAAATCTAAACAACATGAAGAACTATGGATTAATAATCCTGACCCCTTTTCATCTTTATACCATTGAGGATATTCAACCTTTGAATTATTATCTGAAATATCAACAATTTCAACATTATTTTCAATATTTCCAATATTTTTAATATTTATTCTTGCAGTAACAAATTTTTCTAGTTCAAATAATATGTCCTGAGAAAAGGAAAAATTTTTTGAATCGATGTGATTTGAATTTAAATTATTAACATTCTTATTGTGCATAAAAATCACCTAATATCCAATCTGTTATAGATATCTATATCCCATAATATAAGTATATTATGAATATATGGTTTTATTCCACTTTTTATATAAAATATGCAAAATTTGTTCTCTAAATAAGACCTGTTGATTTTGAAAAAATAACTGCTGGATTTAGAACTTAATTTTTTATGTGAATTCAAAACACTATTTATTTATTCAAGTTAATCATTATATTTATTAAAAATGTCTTAATCAAACCAAAATAAAATTTCTTAATATAATATCCAAAAATTATTTAATCAATTCAATATTAGCTAATTGTTCAGAACTTGCTTTTTCAGCATCTTTTAGATATGCATCACAAACTTTATTTACTTCACCAATTCCACGTAGAGAACCATTATCTATCCAAATTGCTTTATCACACAACTCTCTAATTTGAGGTATCGAATGAGATACCAAAAGAACTGTAGTACCACCATCCATTAATGATCTTATTTTATCTGAACTTTTTTTCTTGAAATTCACATCCCCTACACCTAAAATTTCATCAATGATTAAAATATCTGGATTAACAGAAGTAGCAATTGAGAAACCTAATTTTGCAAGCATACCTGATGAATAATTTTTAATAGGAATATCAATAAATTCTCCAAGTTCTGAAAATTCTATTATCTCATCCATTTTAGATTCTAAATATTCTTTTTCATAACCTAAAACTGCACCATTTAAAATAATATTTTTTCTTCCAGAAAAATTAAGGTCAAAACCAGCACCTAAGGATAATAATGGTGAAATTTTACCGCGTGTATATACTTCACCTTTATCCGGAGGAAAAATTCCAGTTATTACATTTAATAATGTAGATTTGCCTGCGCCATTGTAACCAATAATTCCAACTTTTTCCCCACTATAAATTTGAAAAGATATGTCATTTAACGCATGAATTTTGATTTTTTTAGATTTTTCTCTTTTTAAAGTCCTAATAAAAGCTTCTTTTAACGTGTCAATTTTTTCATTTTGAACTTCAAAAGTCAAGTCAATATGATCCACTTTAATTGAAATCTGCTGATTGTAATTAGGTACGATATCTTCTAGAAGAGAATCTACATTAC from Methanobrevibacter sp. encodes:
- a CDS encoding glycosyltransferase family 2 protein produces the protein MVNSLEDSNICISLIIPILNSEKYVSQCLDTLINQSLNDIEVLCMDYGSVDGSKQLIYEYSEKDSRIKLFECDNINIARNKGMLESKGDYILFLNPEDWIYINSCERLQEELIINPCDILFFKSSLFNESTEKIYKNSDDSYIDTVQYFVGNNIFDYSDLGDKIFSLPFVLYNKIFNRHFLLSHNLVFQSDNFSELTFFYKAVLNANKLKIFNKHIYIKRELPNQVKLDNFREIIANLKELHDYFKSLEDYNLFEKKLLNFIINHIHIIYSKNNENQEEFFLLINDFFKSIKQNKSDYVKYISNLDNENLLFFRDILDSETNSEYHLLVRYNHLLNENGRLKSEISKLKKDINQLKNKLAYFE
- a CDS encoding DUF6270 domain-containing protein, which codes for MTVEISTMGSCASRNIFNSVINEEYKNFFHINESIETVTFISLMSEPLKFDQRLLDSSDSYDNECVLQDLSKKYLDFLKKDKIDYLIIDTYFDAVYEIIINDENSYIADSERIKRTSLHPLFADKKRISITKDFDEYYELWTNSVRLFFEFIAKNCPNTKIILNCSRSVYRYYENEKIIEDEHLKKISYHNKYRKILDKFILENFDVEVLDFDKNILACKEHVFGLHPTHYEPKYYEEKTRQLNEIIARNNLFDYSYKYNMELRKLKKKNIILSFDNDDDDQNLPIPDLFKKYLTARIDLKNEKLHNAIELIENSDEKSIVNYPKWFEDERGSGIIIHTQKREVSLKIKCIHDGELTLRFRGKDVKDQNGVRIPVYINYNNIVINNEKINGDVELVCHDKPYIYKRKVEHHEILTIKIEWSPF
- a CDS encoding sugar phosphate nucleotidyltransferase is translated as METIGMILCGGFGKRLRPVTETVPKPLVEIKEDYTILDKQLFDFKNAGINEVYLLAGFLHEKIEERYGKEYIGIKIHYVIEDEPLGTLNAIRLGMESIDEGKQCIIRNGDIVSDINLKSMIKHGEKSSLPVTMFITQMQSPYGIVETEGDRLISFKEKPILEDYYINGGIYFTKSLLDFGEFKTGDIEKLYFPNLAKENSLGYYKENNIFWIAVDTSKELESVKKEYENKTDKPWGYEKVLIYTDKYLTKELYIKAGFQTSFHYHNKKDETMYILSGAGYIEFEDKKEYFSKNDSIRIEPGVKHTIVALENTILHEVSTPYLDDTIRVDDFYTR
- a CDS encoding nucleotide sugar dehydrogenase, encoding MKVCIMGQGYIGLPTAALFSTSHCQVVGVDISEEIINNLNSGIIHIEEPGISDIIKNAIEKKRYKASLIPEKADAFIITVPTPYIAENYFCDLSYVITACETIIPYLEKGNVVIIESTIAPMSTDEIIKPIFEKAGFTIGKDLYLAHCPERVLPGRILEELVHNDRIIGGITPECSVKASEVYGQFVEGELMLTEAKTAELSKCMENTFRDVNIALANELAKICAEIGVNALDVIKMANKHPRVNLHSPGPGVGGHCLAIDPYFIYAKAPETAKIIKLARDTNNSMPDFVCEYVKKIIPSGKIAVFGVSYKGNSDDDRESPAFEIIDKLCNNYEVAIYDPHINNPNFVSFDEAIKKANLILVLCDHDEFKHLDFNLIKESMENAVIFDTKNIIKEIPNDIKLYNYGNLYTL
- a CDS encoding glycosyltransferase gives rise to the protein MVEPKVSIIIPVYNSEEFLESCLDSIINQSMEDIEIICINDGSSDGSLDILNKFKNNDSRIKIFSQKNSGAASARNRGLEKATGEYILFVDSDDWIESTMCEELYHHAKHLDSDLVLFDATEYNLNKEHKNRVYFPFNSFNENYKEFTFDFKFSKHLVLNYFQVIWSKMYKKDLAKNIRFPDLPIYEDVQFHVESMVLAKKISYFPKLFYHYRKLNINSEQNFKITTDKSLFIVDVFIGVYDFLVEHNFFDDLKVNFFAFVFNESRNALNNIGYNYKQILFNKIKQFYTSFDIEEDVLNELSFDFQSIYFHIINAENYFEFQNFQESVDVNLTDNELLLLDKIIQKDELIADYEKQLSEYQNQDKIQSNFLNKHDINVEAYHRIKEMNLFDEEYYVSHEGYSGNMDPLLHYIYVGYEEGKNPCKLFNSNYYLNYYDSAKCSGLNPLVHFVMFGLYEGKVKIRDDVWQPPLVINKFEVDKQLNDLSSLSLNEENRAPRLIVSLTSFPGRMNLIKYAIFSLFNQSLKPDKIVLWLSRSQFINGKADIPKDVLNFVDYGLEIKWCEDIKSFKKLIPSLREFPEDIIVTFDDDLYYESDVLEKLYNSYLKYPNYISAYRSRRISFNDDYSLKMYQQWELSKTEQKPSFLNFSTNGAGTLFPPHSLDDEIFNMDLAMELTPTGDDIWFWAMAVKKGTKIKLVPDNNFDAYYIAPELEIGLLDDSKNTLWKVNAAGLNDVHMNNVLNRFPEVKEKLLLEYNDYKFKKNIGVRAVNDIKFKSSPVHDDIKVAAIMDQFTYDSYKYECNLFYLSPFNWLEIFEREKPDFFLCESVFHGLKTTEFPKGEWAGKIHVNLNNDIENRSILFSILEYCKNNNIPTVFWNKEDPSSFYDEAYNFVDTALHFDYIFTTDEDCISRYLVRGHENVNCLMFATQPKLFNPISIVERSNDVIFAGSWYKKFEDRCNVMEQIFDRLLDEGYNLKIYDRMYDLHYADYAYPIKYQQFLNPGVHFNQMPNVYKESSLGLNINTVTNSPTMFARRVFELMSSNTLVFSNFSKAVDLLFGDSVIFLDRDVNLDKFDFEEIREKNLYNVLENHTYSNRFKQILNTVGINYNYKSDRIILIYSINDYQNIDEIISHFNSITYPHKYLKIIISHNFSGKLDKIDVKHDVIIEEELQDFIDNLNDDEYVCFVNSDIEQDFVKKALLHFKYLPKTFGISSTDEYLNKYTFSNLNDIHNVIFSNVNLKKIFNSNNGDNLNNFEVYYI
- a CDS encoding DUF6270 domain-containing protein — its product is MAVLGSCATRDVFNSMLNPNYKQFFEITTDIARTTLISLMSDPVNIPDKEMIKLYRNDGSYDDFTTRNLEKDLNKMFLNELINSKSDYLIIDNLFESRFGILCSDEGIMTNNEWDLPRTSFYNTLTNKKTLSMKNNSSKYFKLFKEHCTYFFDFIDKNCADLNIILNNVSDSEKILKNDGTIYTIDSVKNYCDETNPITYKLNKYIENNFEVKTIELNIVNYPNDENHAWGIGTSHFIPQYYIDFTTKLNKIIYENNQINNFKNIMQKQENKLNILNEMK